Proteins encoded within one genomic window of Naumovozyma dairenensis CBS 421 chromosome 6, complete genome:
- the IPI3 gene encoding chromatin-binding/pre-rRNA-processing protein IPI3 (similar to Saccharomyces cerevisiae IPI3 (YNL182C); ancestral locus Anc_2.73) gives MDEQLIFTTTNAGTITNIHSGEQSNLRQCTVGSPNSAVQVGHKYLFVAQEGKALINVYNISGPHKRESVEQRLPLPEIVKCLEVVENNNSNAAVADFDLPYLLLASTESGKLYIWELNSGILLNVKPMAHYQSITKIKSIMNGKYVITSGNDARVIIWQTMDLIEQDDPKPICILHDHSLPVTDFQVSLTHGDFLSNSGLILFTASQDSTVRCYDLRLIATENNKKKRRKVNNSTDTEGQQQQQQNDDLSQPRLIATFSLPFPINSLCLDPADRAMYLGTNNGCFALDLFYKLKNNRIVNLLQLNNEDNKSKIYSLVERIPHGIPQDSNSLYAIGQLLCDKVSSSHVTALKSSMDGTLLAIGDSMGKISITEIYSKQILKTLQPLTSGQISNGPVMNLLIETQFNDTKNQLIGIISSSSKSSSGSSTQNSMKIPTLQRIIYDKEKLGQLHDIWFQTGEPIGSNNMTMQSKIITPLNDFNGYLNNIKSQELIFQKQQEQGSTEIKTIREQTITSINPKQDTTTANKDKEIAELKKNIATLTSAYKDLRDMHEKLYEEHEKLAK, from the coding sequence ATGGACGAACAATTGATTTTCACCACAACGAATGCTGGCACCATCACGAACATTCATTCCGGAGAACAATCCAATTTAAGACAATGTACAGTCGGCTCACCCAACAGTGCTGTTCAAGTAGGtcataaatatttattcgTGGCTCAAGAAGGTAAGGCATTGATTAACGTTTATAACATTTCTGGACCTCATAAGAGAGAATCCGTGGAACAAAGATTACCTCTACCTGAAATTGTTAAATGTCTTGAAGTAGttgaaaacaataatagtaatgCAGCAGTAGCAGATTTCGATTTACCATACTTACTTTTGGCATCCACAGAATCAGggaaattatatatttggGAACTAAATTCAGGAATCCTATTGAATGTGAAGCCAATGGCTCATTACCAATCCATTACTAAAATTAAATCTATAATGAATGGGAAATATGTTATTACCTCTGGTAACGATGCAAGAGTTATTATTTGGCAAACAATGGATTTGATTGAACAAGATGACCCCAAACCTATTTGTATCTTGCATGATCATTCTTTACCTGTCACTGATTTCCAAGTTTCTTTAACTCATGGTGATTTTTTGTCAAATTCTGGGTTGATATTATTCACCGCCTCTCAAGATTCTACGGTGAGATGTTATGATTTAAGATTGATCGCTACagaaaataacaaaaagaagagaagaaaagttAATAATTCCACTGATACTGAAggacaacaacaacaacaacaaaatgatgatttaaGTCAACCGCGTTTAATTGCTACATTTTCATTACCATTCccaatcaattcattatgTCTTGATCCAGCTGATAGAGCCATGTATTTAGGTACCAATAATGGATGTTTTGCATTGGATCTATTttacaaattgaaaaataatagaattgtaaatcttttacaattaaataatgaagataacAAATCtaaaatttattcattgGTAGAAAGAATTCCACACGGTATACCACAAGATAgtaattcattatatgCCATTGGTCAATTATTATGCGACAAAGTTTCCTCATCTCATGTTACAGCATTGAAATCATCGATGGATGGTACATTATTAGCTATTGGTGATTCTATGGGGAAGATCTCTATCACCGAAATTTATTCCAAACAAATCTTGAAAACCTTACAACCTTTAACAAGTGGCCAAATATCAAATGGTCCCGTTATGAATTTACTTATTGAAACACAATTTAATGACACGaagaatcaattaattggTATCATTTCCTCCTCTTCCAAATCTTCGTCTGGTTCGTCAACACAAAATAGTATGAAAATACCAACGTTACAAAGAATCATATATGATAAGGAGAAATTAGGTCAATTACATGATATTTGGTTCCAAACAGGGGAGCCAATTGGAAGCAACAACATGACGATGCAGAGTAAGATAATAACGCCattgaatgatttcaatgggtatttaaataatataaaatctCAAGAACTTATATTCCAAAagcaacaagaacaagGGTCTACTGAAATTAAGACAATTCGAGAACAGACCATTACATCGATAAACCCAAAGCAAGATACTACTACTGCTAACAAGGATAAAGAGATTGCCGagttgaagaagaacataGCGACGTTGACAAGTGCATATAAGGATCTACGTGACATGcatgaaaaattatatgaagaACATGAAAAACTGGCAAAATAG
- the TDA7 gene encoding Tda7p (similar to Saccharomyces cerevisiae YDL211C and YNL176C; ancestral locus Anc_2.79), which translates to MEVNFNNTIEDRSSSVVKSLKLTEGNSASAYSPNTYKQPQGTIATSISSTSIVEPSIVDLDTVLTSSSIETIKALAESTFVSSLGPLSNEHSFSPLSSLYAQTWESPVHKTSIAPISTSFATYTSNERASISEQTSSRERPSLSSKTLSFELDPYQNTKFSETQLHELSTEPDSISTHSISTLMSSFQFISSQTMQSFPPSAKSETFQDSNVISVTTEVQYDNAKESSSHRTIMVDSINTTSLLPSSNSFIKEELKLSTSASPIATRYNLLTSSRKKEMTRNTSVDSFVHTTSMTKIVDYSMYTPQLFGQKQGSSEYSYQNFSPSASKMPTLRSSIRTLPALKLNATTSITRGYIENLKPSSSSKSESSSFHSKISNVENSLIKSSTSTNEELLLTAILYSVYPSSNIYFYVYTQMYDFTDSSTTFITGLPTTVSLQGSPTTLLTIPTSTITKGTAFYKEWLNGNLDSQQLTSNSHDQTRTNKKGAIIGGVVSGICVASLCAAIIWVFIIRVRRRRSRKNGVLFQQDQNRRYSNYCGNIVQVDTNKKSRWLNSKKYNNSNTWTDTGSVKVNSSKRVQPPPVPPPRKTTINRIPSTFTLANSLLPSDIRLSYTSSTTGSSIDLSQLGSYSSMSTTPIRVVPELHDNTTGTHSSNKQGFLREII; encoded by the coding sequence ATGGAGGTAAATTTCAACAACACCATTGAAGATCGAAGTTCAAGTGTTGTAAAATCCTTAAAGTTAACAGAAGGTAATTCTGCATCTGCTTACTCCCCGAACACTTATAAGCAGCCACAAGGAACTATTGCAACAAGCATCTCGAGTACTTCAATCGTAGAACCATCAATAGTAGATCTGGACACAGTTTTAACGAGCTCCAGTATTGAAACCATCAAGGCTTTGGCTGAATCAACGTTTGTTTCCTCATTAGGACCTTTAAGCAACGAACACTCATTTTCTCCATTATCAAGTTTGTATGCCCAAACATGGGAATCTCCTGTACATAAAACATCGATTGCTCCTATATCTACCAGCTTTGCCACATACACGTCCAATGAAAGAGCTAGCATAAGCGAACAGACAAGCAGCAGGGAACGCCCTTCTCTAAGTTCTAAAACCTTGAGCTTCGAACTTGACCCCTATCAAAATACCAAATTCTCCGAAACACAGCTTCATGAATTAAGTACAGAACCAGATAGTATTTCTACACATTCTATCAGTACATTAATGTCTAGCTTTCAATTTATATCGTCTCAAACAATGCAAAGCTTTCCACCTTCAGCAAAATCTGAAACTTTCCAGGATTCTAACGTCATCTCCGTGACTACAGAAGTACAATATGATAATGCTAAAGAAAGCTCTAGTCATAGAACAATAATGGTTGACTCGATAAATACAACAAGCCTACTTCCATCATCGAATTCCTTTATCAAAGAGGAATTAAAACTATCGACAAGTGCCTCTCCCATTGCTACCAGGTATAATTTGTTAACTTCATCTCGtaagaaagaaatgacAAGAAACACATCAGTAGACTCGTTTGTACATACCACCTCAATGACCAAAATCGTTGATTATTCAATGTATACCCCGCAATTATTTGGACAAAAACAGGGTTCTTCTGAATATTCATACCAAAACTTTTCCCCCTCAGCTTCCAAGATGCCAACCTTAAGGTCTTCGATCAGAACTTTGCCAGCACTTAAACTCAATGCTACAACTTCAATCACACGGGGATACATAGAGAATTTGAAACCCTCCTCATCTAGTAAATCCGAATCGTCCAGTTTCCACTCAAAGATATCAAATGTGGAAAATTCCTTAATAAAGTCTTCAACATCTACAAATGAAGAACTTTTGTTGACTGCAATACTATATTCCGTATACCCCAGTTCTAATATATACTTCTATGTATACACACAAATGTATGACTTTACTGATTCCTCTACAACATTTATTACGGGTTTGCCAACAACGGTTTCTTTACAAGGATCCCCTACCACGTTGTTAACTATACCTACTTCtacaattacaaaaggTACTGCATTTTATAAAGAATGGTTGAATGGGAACCTAGATAGCCAACAATTAACATCTAATTCTCATGACCAGAcaagaacaaataaaaaGGGTGCTATAATTGGAGGCGTAGTTAGTGGTATATGTGTAGCTTCCCTTTGTGCCGCAATTATATGGgtattcattattagagtaaggagaagaagaagcaggAAAAATGGTGTGTTGTTCCAACAGGACCAGAATAGAAGATATAGCAATTATTGCGGTAATATAGTACAAGTCGACACTAATAAAAAGTCTCGCTGGCTAAATAGTAAAAAgtacaacaacagcaataCTTGGACAGATACGGGATCAGTTAAGGTAAACTCTTCAAAAAGAGTACAGCCACCACCTGTCCCGCCACCGAGAAAAACTACTATAAATCGTATACCATCAACATTTACACTGGCAAATAGTTTGCTACCTTCTGATATTCGTCTTTCATATACATCTTCGACGACTGGTTCATCGATTGATTTATCACAACTCGGCAGTTATTCTTCGATGTCCACTACACCGATACGAGTAGTTCCAGAATTGCACGACAATACTACTGGGACTCATTCTTCCAACAAGCAAGGATTCTTAAGGGAAATTATATAG
- the MRPL22 gene encoding mitochondrial 54S ribosomal protein uL22m (similar to Saccharomyces cerevisiae MRPL22 (YNL177C); ancestral locus Anc_2.78) — protein sequence MLVRTLFRNGSVSANRLTTNGIFTRSLSYTRYPLNEHSNTNSPLFGSLNKDFDIEKDHSPNKLSNRLATEQPSVEKKSTDETEVTLESDRELQNYIKTTRAPEKLATDILLSPLKKRIYEENCKINGGFYKNNTVVTLPETNLEYKLHLSRKEIEVLEPSIYLKSFRIKSSMKKTNIFLRLLGGLDVKKALTQCHFAKKKVARDVAGLLEKGMTDSNKLGLNPDDLYISQIWTGSDGSWTQRLDYKARGRVGIIRHRYVHVRCILKTKSITKKRLEYEASLKKQKRKAWIQLDDKPVRGVTGGVYKW from the coding sequence atGCTTGTTCGAACGTTATTTCGCAATGGATCTGTTTCAGCCAATCGTTTGACTACTAATGGTATTTTTACTAGATCCCTATCATACACAAGATATCCGTTAAATGAACACAGTAACACCAACTCTCCTCTTTTCGGCAGTCTGAACAAAGATTTcgatattgaaaaggaCCATAGCCCAAATAAGTTATCTAACAGGCTGGCTACTGAGCAGCCAAGcgttgaaaaaaaatctacAGATGAAACTGAAGTTACATTAGAAAGTGATAGAGAATTACAAAACTATATCAAGACGACTAGAGCCCCTGAGAAGTTAGCAActgatatattattatctccattaaaaaaaagaatctatgaagaaaattgtAAGATTAATGGTGGTTTCTACAAGAATAATACCGTAGTTACGTTACCAGAGACAAATTTAGAATATAAGTTGCATCTTTCAAGGAAGGAAATTGAAGTCTTAGAACCTTCAATTTATCTGAAATCATTCAGGAttaaatcttcaatgaaaaaGACCAATATATTCCTGAGATTATTAGGTGGATTAGATGTGAAGAAAGCGTTGACTCAATGTCATTTtgcaaagaaaaaggtTGCTCGTGATGTAGCTGGTCTACTGGAAAAAGGAATGACGGATAGCAATAAGTTGGGTTTAAACCCTGATgacttatatatatctcaAATATGGACAGGGAGTGATGGGTCGTGGACTCAAAGATTAGACTATAAAGCAAGAGGTAGAGTTGGAATTATAAGGCATAGGTATGTTCATGTGAGATGCATATTGAAGACCAAAAGCATAACGAAAAAAAGATTAGAGTATGAGGCTAGcttaaagaaacaaaaacgGAAAGCGTGGATTCAACTAGATGATAAACCTGTACGCGGCGTAACCGGCGGCGTATATAAATGGTAA
- the NPR1 gene encoding serine/threonine protein kinase NPR1 (similar to Saccharomyces cerevisiae PRR2 (YDL214C) and NPR1 (YNL183C); ancestral locus Anc_2.71): MSSLTRLLQEKRKNDTTITTNNTPTVIHESLPQNPPSFGHSLVRATSKTIDISHNRATPNITTSVTTVTPIESEDDGDSSTTPGSSMGAKHDGFSSSFLTANFAHTANLHRNHRNQQQHHPTNASPSSFSTNEISSSPYTNDSFNIRGNSRRSSSNIHQLHSGGIKNNIPSLSSSIPYAVPNSNSNNNNDTNNNNGTGSSANSSLSSSWLDAYGTSMPNNISAIDSNIITSPVVNSVEPRFIISKQKLQKAAQENSTFHTQNNSVSRSSSFSSQLGNLFFSKSSKDFQNSYNTTNVTTNNHHHHSPISNNYGNSTASIPNITKGFNVSTNTSTSTINTTTIPKPIRARQSSIYSASRQQQQQHVSTSFNNEHFYGSPNSIHEHNPPSQSVPRSHNSSIADLRRFFKKSSSSSSTSFQNSINMNQQQFSSSPLQPSNNIPVASTNSMTSNKSTTLSSSANSYSNNDTIYSNSNGTTPLPFSKRYIKTGDDLGAGAGGSVKLFKRLIDKKIFAVKEFRSKFENESKRDYVKKITSEYCIGTTLNHPNIISTIEIIYENERILQVMEYCDYDLFAIVMSNKMSYEEICCCFKQILTGVQYLHSIGLAHRDLKLDNCVINSQGIVKLIDFGAAVVFSYPFSKSLVEASGIVGSDPYLAPEVCIFTKYDPRPVDIWSSAIIFACMILKKFPWKIPKLRDNSFKLFCSGRDCDSLSALVTRAPNPPSYDTSMTEIPEENIPLLIHNRIRMPLLIMYLIQITHILVPKDYYIHYLKKRTISLEE; this comes from the coding sequence atgtccTCTCTAACAAGATTGTTACAAGAAAAACGAAAAAATGACACTACAATCACAACAAACAACACTCCCACTGTCATTCATGAAAGTCTGCCCCAAAATCCACCATCTTTTGGTCATTCTTTAGTACGAGCCACTTCAAAAACCATTGACATATCTCATAATAGAGCTACCCCCAATATCACAACAAGTGTTACAACTGTAACACCAATAGAATCAGAAGATGATGGTGACTCCTCCACTACACCAGGCTCTTCCATGGGTGCGAAACATGATGGATTCTCCTCTAGTTTCTTAACTGCAAATTTTGCTCATACAGCTAATTTACATAGAAATCATCGTAATCAACAGCAGCATCACCCTACAAATGCCTCTCCAAGTAGTTTTTCAACAAATGAAATCTCATCTTCACCTTATACAAATGATTCTTTCAACATAAGAGGTAATTCAAGAagatcttcatcaaatattcatcaattacATTCAGGTGgaatcaaaaataatattccatCTCTGTCATCAAGTATCCCATACGCTGTACCCAATTCAaacagtaataataataatgatacaaataataacaatggtACAGGTAGTAGCGCAAACTCctcattatcatcttcatgGTTAGATGCGTATGGTACATCGATGccaaataatatatctgCAATCgattcaaatattattacttccCCTGTGGTAAATTCTGTGGAACCAAGGTTCATAATCTCAAAGCAAAAACTTCAAAAAGCAGCTCAAGAAAATAGTACTTTCCATACTCAAAATAATTCTGTATCAAGATCAagttcattttcttcacaATTAGGTAACTTATTCTTCTCCAAAAGTTCAAaagattttcaaaattcatATAACACAACAAATGTTACAACCaataatcatcatcatcactcTCCTATTTCGAATAATTATGGAAATTCAACCGCCTCCATCCCAAATATAACAAAAGGGTTTAATGTAAGTACAAAtacatcaacatcaacaatCAATACAACCACCATCCCTAAACCAATAAGGGCAAGACAATCAAGTATATATTCAGCTTCacgacaacaacaacaacagcacGTATCTacatcatttaataatgaacaTTTTTATGGTTCaccaaattcaattcatgAACATAATCCACCAAGTCAAAGCGTACCAAGATCACATAATTCATCCATCGCTGACTTGAgaagatttttcaaaaaatcatcatcaagtTCATCTACCTCTTTCCAGAATTCCATAAACATgaatcaacaacaattcAGCTCCTCTCCACTACAACCGTCAAACAATATACCTGTCGCTTCAACCAATTCAATGacatcaaataaatcaacaacTTTATCATCCTCGGCGAATTCTTATAGCAACAATGACacaatatattcaaattcaaatggCACAACTCCATTACCCTTCTCTAAGCGATACATTAAAACAGGTGATGATTTAGGTGCAGGTGCTGGTGGTTCagtgaaattatttaaaagattaattgataaaaaaatattcgCAGTGAAAGAATTTAGatccaaatttgaaaatgaatccAAGAGAGATTAcgtgaaaaaaattacatctGAATATTGTATCGGAACCACTTTAAATCatccaaatattatttccaCTATCGAGATCATTTACGAAAATGAAAGGATTTTGCAAGTTATGGAATATTGTGATTATGATTTGTTTGCAATCGTAATGAGTAATAAAATGTcatatgaagaaatttgttgttgcttTAAACAAATACTTACGGGGGTTCAATATTTGCATAGTATCGGATTAGCTCATCgtgatttgaaattagataattGTGTCATTAATTCTCAAGGGATTgtgaaattaattgattttggTGCCGCTGTCGTTTTTTCATACCCATTCTCTAAATCATTAGTAGAAGCGAGTGGAATTGTTGGGAGTGACCCATATTTAGCACCAGAAGTTTGTATTTTCACAAAATATGATCCAAGACCCGTCGATATTTGGTCTTCAGCAATTATATTCGCATGTATGATACTGAAAAAATTCCCATGGAAAATACCGAAACTAAGagataattcatttaaattgTTTTGTTCCGGTCGTGATTGTGATTCATTA
- the PBR1 gene encoding putative oxidoreductase (similar to Saccharomyces cerevisiae YNL181W; ancestral locus Anc_2.74) — MPLNIIGTALFEGTDKIPYYEPIKRALPYVLGASAIKYWSRGPSNTWERKLHGKVYIVTGATSQGMGTSVVLQMAQLGAQLIILTREVDEWSTEWCEDLRDKTGNELIFMEQCDLNNLWEVRKFATNWLNNSPPRRLDGVIVMSGDMEPWGLPIVSRPTRRSSEDGLELQMATNFVGVFHLLNLLQPSFKAQPPDRDVRIIVTTCWLQVFGEINVTDPLWQSAKYDRPLKFFSSSKLQLGLCMMELQRRIINDIKTKQKEGVERTGKNVTVSMVQPGTMRSSSLRRVISNGSVLVLIFLYSIILYPLLWLFTKSANRGAQSLLYSLMTPELEEINLKDEKVKYISDCSIVKFSRKEFDNEELQKELFDNTEKKILELEKQMAMKRNALKKETASSASSEFSSSKESKAKTEKQRQNQKQKQKPKQNLNKKKKK; from the coding sequence ATGCCGTTGAACATTATTGGAACAGCGCTATTTGAGGGAACCGACAAGATCCCATACTATGAACCCATCAAAAGGGCATTACCGTACGTCCTAGGGGCTAGTGCCATCAAATATTGGTCTCGTGGTCCATCTAATACATGGGAAAGAAAATTGCATGGGAAAGTCTACATAGTAACCGGTGCCACATCTCAAGGAATGGGGACATCCGTTGTATTGCAAATGGCTCAATTGGGTGCTCAATTGATTATCTTAACTAGAGAAGTGGATGAATGGTCTACTGAATGGTGTGAAGATTTGAGAGATAAGACTGGGAATGAATTGATCTTTATGGAACAATGtgatttgaataatctTTGGGAAGTCCGGAAATTTGCAACTAATTGGTTGAATAATTCTCCTCCGAGGAGATTGGATGGTGTCATCGTCATGTCAGGAGATATGGAACCATGGGGGTTGCCGATTGTTTCTCGTCCTACAAGACGGTCATCAGAAGATGGATTGGAATTACAAATGGCTACTAATTTTGTGGGAGTGTTccatttgttgaatttgttaCAACCAAGTTTTAAAGCTCAACCTCCAGATCGTGATGTTAGAATTATTGTTACTACTTGTTGGTTACAGGTATTCGGTGAAATTAATGTCACCGATCCACTTTGGCAATCTGCTAAATATGATAGACCATTGAAGTTCTTCTCTAGTAGTAAATTACAGCTTGGTTTATGTATGATGGAATTACAAAGGAGAATCATAAATGATATTAAGACTAAACAAAAGGAAGGTGTCGAAAGAACGGGGAAGAATGTGACGGTTTCAATGGTTCAACCAGGTACTATGAGATCGTCAAGTTTACGTCGTGTGATAAGTAATGGATCCGTTTTAGTATTGATTTTCCTCTATTCGATCATCTTATATCCTTTATTATGGTTATTCACAAAGAGTGCTAATAGGGGTGCACAaagtttattatattcattgaTGACACCAGAActagaagaaattaatttgaaagatgagaaagtgaaatatatttctgATTGTTCAATTGTTAAGTTTTCTCGtaaagaatttgataatgaagaattacaaaaggaattatttgataatactgaaaagaaaatattagaattagaGAAGCAAATGGCCATGAAAAGAAATGCgttaaaaaaagaaactgCATCTTCTGCTTCGTCGGAGTTTAGTTCCTCTAAAGAAAGTAAAGCTAAAACAGAGAAACAAAGGCAGAATCAGAAGCAGAAGCAGAAACCGAAACAAAACCTgaataagaagaagaagaagtag
- the RHO5 gene encoding Rho family GTPase RHO5 (similar to Saccharomyces cerevisiae RHO5 (YNL180C); ancestral locus Anc_2.75) has protein sequence MHNIKICVIGDGAVGKTCLLISYTTNTFPQDYVPTVFDNYSTTVSLTNPYTNISTDSNSNASSSENKELFKLNLWDTAGQEEYDRLRPLSYPQTSVFLVCFSVAEPSSFENVFEKWIPELKQSANIENSQLYLNFGKLPILLVGTKSDLRDDESTQDKLQESGSDFISLDQINERVKKAGLLGYVECSAATQSGIREVFEKAIELVVFAPEHWADEKERKQQETERVKVEAEKKQKAKEEQARLRKNKEIKEARNLKLKKPKEVRSSSSEPDKRLSKSRSKDTANKSQSKSNTSIKTSKKKKSKGDCVIL, from the coding sequence atgCATAACATCAAAATTTGCGTAATTGGAGACGGTGCAGTCGGTAAGACTTGTCTGTTAATATCCTACACTACGAACACGTTCCCACAAGATTATGTCCCTACTGTATTCGATAATTATTCGACCACTGTCTCTTTAACAAACCCATATACCAATATTTCAACAGATAGTAACAGTAATGCTAGTAGttcagaaaataaagaactGTTTAAATTGAATCTATGGGATACAGCAGGtcaagaagaatatgaCCGGTTAAGGCCGTTATCATATCCGCAGACGAGTGTATTCCTAGTTTGCTTTTCCGTAGCAGAGCCATCAAGTTTTGAAAACGTTTTTGAGAAATGGATTCctgaattgaaacaaaGTGCAAATATTGAGAACTCtcaattatatttaaatttcGGGAAATTACCAATTTTATTGGTTGGTACGAAATCTGATTTAAGGGATGATGAAAGTACTCAAGATAAACTACAAGAATCTGGTTctgattttatttctttggaTCAAATCAACGAACGGGTAAAGAAAGCTGGTTTGTTAGGTTATGTTGAATGTTCAGCTGCTACTCAATCTGGTATTAGAGAAGTATTTGAAAAAGCAATTGAGTTAGTGGTATTTGCTCCTGAACATTGGGcagatgaaaaagaaaggaaacaGCAGGAAACAGAAAGAGTAAAAGTGGAGGCAGAGAAGAAGCAGAAAGCAAAAGAAGAGCAAGCAAGACTGAGGAAGAACAAGGAAATAAAGGAGGCTAGGAATCTAAAACTTAAGAAACCTAAGGAAGTGCGTTCGTCTAGTTCAGAACCTGATAAACGACTCTCGAAAAGCCGATCAAAAGATACTGCAAATAAATCTCAAAGTAAATCAAACACAAGTATAAAAACctcaaaaaagaagaaatcgaAAGGAGATTGTGTTATACTATGA
- the RPS3 gene encoding 40S ribosomal protein uS3 (similar to Saccharomyces cerevisiae RPS3 (YNL178W); ancestral locus Anc_2.76) has product MVALISKKRKLVADGVFYAELNEFFTRELAEEGYSGVEVRVTPTKTEVIIRATRTQDVLGENGRRINELTLLVQKRFKYTPGTIVLYAERVQDRGLSAIAQAESMKFKLLNGLAIRRAAYGVVRYVMESGAKGCEVVVSGKLRAARAKAMKFADGFLIHSGQPVKDFIDTATRHVLMRQGVLGIKVKIMRDPATAKTGPRALPDAVTIVEPKDEEPILAPSVKDYRPAVEETEEAETAEPVEA; this is encoded by the coding sequence ATGGTCGCCTTAATTtccaagaaaagaaagctAGTCGCTGACGGTGTCTTCTACGCTGAATTGAACGAATTCTTCACTAGAGAATTAGCTGAAGAAGGTTACTCTGGTGTCGAAGTCCGTGTTACTCCAACCAAGACTGAAGTCATTATCAGAGCTACTAGAACTCAAGATGTTTTGGGTGAAAACGGTAGAAGAATCAACGAATTGACTTTGTTAGTTCAAAAGAGATTCAAGTACACTCCAGGTACCATTGTTTTGTACGCTGAAAGAGTTCAAGACCGTGGTTTGTCTGCTATTGCTCAAGCTGAATCCatgaaattcaaattgttgaatGGTTTGGCTATCAGAAGAGCTGCCTACGGTGTTGTCAGATACGTTATGGAATCTGGTGCTAAGGGTTGTGAAGTCGTTGTTTCTGGTAAGTTAAGAGCTGCTAGAGCTAAGGCTATGAAGTTCGCTGACGGTTTCTTGATTCACTCTGGTCAACCAGTCAAAGATTTCATTGACACTGCTACTAGACACGTTTTGATGAGACAAGGTGTTTTAGGTATTAAGGTTAAGATTATGAGAGATCCAGCTACTGCCAAGACTGGTCCAAGAGCTTTACCAGATGCTGTTACCATTGTTGAACCAAAGGATGAAGAACCAATCTTGGCTCCATCTGTCAAGGATTACAGACCAGCTGTTgaagaaactgaagaaGCTGAAACTGCTGAACCAGTTGAAGCTTAA